The Mucilaginibacter sp. PAMB04168 genome contains the following window.
TTATTCGGCTATTTTTGAAACAGCCGCCGCCCGTGCGCTTAGTTTAGGTAGTTTAATCGTTGCCGCCGCCGGTAATGATTCTAACCGTGCAGGCGGGGCAATTAAGCCGGTTAGCCACCCCGCCAATTGTCCTTCCATTATGGCTGTTGGTGCCTTAGACAGCAACATGAAAGTAGCTAATTTTTCCAACGGCGGTATATTTACCCCTCAGGGTTCGGTAGATATTTCGGGGCCGGGTGTTGGGGTGTTTTCATCCACTAAACTGCCAACCAAATATGCTACCATGAACGGAACCAGTATGGCAACGCCGCATGTTGCTGGTATTGCTGCGCTTTGGGCAGAATCTGCAGGCGTAAGAGGTGCCGCATTATGGAACAAACTAATACAAACTGCAAAAAGGCTGAATTTGCCTGCCCGTGATGTAGGCGCCGGGTTGGTTCAGGCTCCTTCAAAATCGATATTAGTGCCAACACCGATATTTACACCTAAATTGCCACACAACTTAGAAGAAGCATAGCCATATGAAAACTTACCTGGTAAGTACAGACCCGGACATGTTCAATGCGGTTGTTTCAGCATTGAAGCAGCAGGGTATAGCTATCACCAAACAAATGGATGTAATTGCCATCTTGTCGGTTTCTTGCCGGCCAGATCAGAAAGCAATTGTAGAGCAGATACCTGGCGTAATGGCAGTAGAGGAGGAAGGAACATCCTTCGCGCTGTAATTAGTGTCAAAGCTTAGGCGCATGTTAAAAAGCTATTTATTAGCCATTACAAAAATTATATGCAAAAGGGGTTGCCGGCAAACCGGTAATCCCTTTTTCTATAAATAAAAGAGGGCTTCAATAGTAGCCCATTTAGGTAGCTCCTTAATTTGCCATAAAATATGTTAGGGTAGTAGCAGATACCGGCCTTTGGTTAAGGCTGCAGGCGTATAAGCGGATGACCAGGCTTACCGAGAAACGCCCAATGAGGCTTAATTACTTGTCTGCTTAACACTAAACTTGAAAAATCATGTCTGCAAATGCCATAATATACAAAAAACAAAACCAAAAGCAAATTAAACCGTGTAACTTACATCTTATATTCTTAGTTTTGTACCGTTTTACAGATTGGTATTCAGATGGATCGTCTCACTTATGTTAATAGCGGAAACGCTGCCTATATAGATTCCTTATACGAAGCATATAAACAAGACCCCGAATCGGTTGATTACGGGTGGCAAAAATTCTTTGAAGGCTTCGATTTTGGACAAGGATCAGCACCTAAAACTGCAGATGCAGCTAATGCAGGTGCTCCCGAGCATGTTTTAAAAGAAATAAACGTGCTGAACATGATAAACGGGTACCGTACACGCGGGCACTTGTTTACTAAAACCAACCCCGTTCGCGAGCGTCGCAAATATTTTCCGGGCAAAGAACTGGAAACCTTTGGCCTTACCGAAGCGGATATGGAAACTGTGTTTAACGCCGGTGTTGAAGTAGGCATTGGGCCTGCTAAGCTGCGCGATATTCGCCAACTGCTGGAAGACACTTACTGCCAGTCTATAGGTGCGGAGTACAAATACATCCGTAATCCTATAAAAGCCAAATGGTTTGAAGCGCGCATGGAAACCAAGCGCAACCAGCCATCCTTTACAAAAGAAGAAAAAACACGCATGCTTAAAAAGCTGAACGAAGCCGTAGGTTTCGAGAACTTTTTAGGTACTAAATTCTTAGGCCAGAAGCGTTTTTCTTTGGAAGGAGCAGAAGCGTTGATCCCGGCACTTGATTCGGTTATTGAAAAAGGTGCACAATTGGGCATTGATGAGTTTACCATTGGTATGGCTCACCGTGGCCGTTTAAATGTTTTGGCCAATATAATGGGCAAAACCTACAAAGAGATTTTTTCAGAGTTCGAAGGCAAGAACTATGATATGGAATCGTCATTTGGTGGCGATGTGAAATATCACCTTGGTTTTTCTACAGATGTTCAAACTTCGGCTAATAAAACCATACACCTGAGCCTATGCCCTAATCCATCGCACCTGGAAACAGTTGGACCGGTGGTTGAAGGCATCACTCGTGCTAAGATTGACGCCAAGTATAATGGCGATCATGATAAGATTGCACCTATTTTAATTCATGGCGATGCTTCTGTAGCAGGCCAGGGCATTATATATGAGGTGCTGCAAATGGAAAAACTGGATGGTTATAAAACCGGTGGTACTGTTCACCTGGTTATTAACAACCAAATTGGTTTTACCACCAACTATAAGGATGCACGCTCGAGCACTTATTGTACGGATATTGCCAAAACGGTACTATCACCGGTTTTTCACGTAAACGGTGATGATGTCGAGGCCCTGGTTTATGTGATTAACATGGCTATGGAGTACCGTCAGGAGTTTAACGAAGACGTGTTTATTGATATTTTGTGCTACCGCAGATTTGGCCACAACGAGTCTGACGAGCCTAAGTTTACACAGCCTACTTTATATAAGGCTATTGAAGCGCATCCAAATCCACGCGAAATTTATTACCAGAAGTTACTGGCCGAAGGCAGCATTGATGCTGAGACCGCTAAACAAATGGAAAAAGCTTTCAAGGATTTGTTGCAGAAACAACTGGACGAAACCAAGGCCGAAGCCCGCGTACAGGGTAGTAACCCAATGTTTGCCGGTTCATGGCAAGGTTTGCATTTACCTACCAAAGAGGAGGTTTATGCCACTACCGATACTGCGGTAAGTGAAGCTGACCTGCTGGCCATAGGCCAAAGGTTAACCGAACTGCCGTCTGATAAGAAGTTCTTCAAGAAAATTGAGAAATTATTTGAGGACCGCCGTAAAATGGTGAACGAAACCAAAACTTTTGACTGGGCTATGGGCGAGTTAATGGCTTATGGTACTTTGTTAAAAGAAGGCCACCCGGTTAGGCTAAGTGGTGAGGACGTTAAGCGCGGAACCTTTTCACACCGCCATGCTGTGGTTACCCTGCCCGATACCGACGAAGAATATACACCGTTAGATACCTTGGGTACTGAGGCTAAATTGTCTATTTACAATTCATTACTTTCGGAATATGGTGTTTTAGGTTTTGATTACGGTTATGCCCTGGCCAATCCTAATGCGCTAACTATTTGGGAAGCTCAGTTTGGCGACTTTGTTAACGGCGCTCAAATTATAGTTGACCAATATTTGGTAAGTGCCGAAACTAAATGGCAACGTGGTAACGGTTTGGTAATGTTATTGCCACACGGTTATGAAGGCCAGGGACCTGAGCACTCATCTGCACGTATTGAGCGTTTTATGGAGCTTTGTGCCGATAATAACATTCAGGTAGCCAACTGTACCACGCCAGCTAACTTCTTCCACATCTTACGCCGTCAGTTGCACCGCGATTTCCGTAAGCCATTGGTGATCTTCTCACCAAAAAGCTTACTGCGTCACCCGGCTTGTGTGTCTAAAATTGAAGAATTTACACAAGGTAAATTCCAGGAACTGATTGATGACAGCTTTACCACAGATGCTAAAAAAGTAAAACGCGTACTGTTCTGCAGTGGCAAAATTTATTACGAACTGTTAGATAAACAACAGGCCGACAAACGCGACGATGTTGCCATTGTACGTGTGGAGCAATTATATCCAACACCTGTATTGGAAATGGAAGCTGTTAAGGCTAAATACAGCAACGCTAAAGAGTTTTTCTGGGTACAGGAAGAGCCTGAGAACATGGGTGCATGGCCTTACATGCTGCGCAAGTTCCGCAAAGGTGATTTGCAGCTCGACGTAATTTCACGTAAAGAATCATCGAGCCCTGCCACTGGTTACGCCAAGCAACACGCCTCGCAGCAATTGTACATTATTGGCAAAGCTTTCGAAGCGCCGGTGAGCCAGAACCAAAAAGAAAAAGTAAAATCAATAGCCAACAAAATGGCTGAAACTAACGCAGACTAAAACAGTAGCCAGAGGCCGGTTGGGAGGGCGGGGAATAAAAGATTTTAACTTTTTATTCCGGCAAACTCGCAACCGGCATCTTAGCTCCTAAATAAAACCTACAACATATAAAAAATATGAGTTTAGAGATCAAAGTTCCGCCGGTTGGCGAGTCGATTACCGAAGTAACCCTGTCGCGCTGGATTAAAAAAGACGGCGACGCAGTTGAAATGGACGAAGTAATCGCCGAGTTAGAATCAGACAAAGCCACTTTTGAGTTAACAGCTGAAAGTGCCGGAACTTTAAAAACTGTAGCAGCCGAAGGTGATACCCTGGCTATTGGCGCTGTAGTAGCCAGCATTGAAGCCGGAGACGCTGCTGCAGCATCTCCAGCGGTTGATAAAAGCACTGCTGCCGCTACAGACGAAAGTGCACCAGGCCAGCGATTGGATAAACCTAACGCAACTGTTGCAGAAGTAGCCGAAGTACCTGGTGCAGAAGCTAAAACTATAGAAATTAAAGTTCCGCCGGTAGGAGAGTCTATCACCGAAGTAACCCTGTCGCGCTGGATTAAAAAAGACGGTGATCAGGTAGAAATGGATGAAGCCATTGCTGAGCTGGAATCAGATAAAGCTACATTTGAACTGACTGCCGAAAGTGCCGGTACCCTAAAAACGCTTGCTGCCGAAGGTGATGTATTAGCTATTGGTGCCGTTGTATGTTCTATAACCGGTGGCGGTGCTGCACCTGCCGCCGCTGCGCCAAGCGCACCTGCCGCATCACAGCCTGCTGCTGCAAATTCGCAGCCGGCAACACAAGGTGGTTATGCCGCTGGTACACCTTCACCTGCTGCCGGTAAAATTCTGGCCGAGAAAGGTGTTAGTCCTCAAAGTGTAAGTGGTTCTGGTGTTGGTGGCCGCATTACTAAGGAAGATGCTTTAAACGCACAGAAACCAGCTGCACCTGCCGCCAAGCCTGCTACTGCACAACCTGCCGCAGCTCCTCAGGCCTCAGGCCCACGCGAAGAGCGCCGCGAGAAAATGTCTAATTTGCGTAAAACAGTTGCCAAGCGCCTGGTAGCGGTTAAAAATGAAACCGCTATGCTAACTACCTTTAACGAGGTGGATATGCAGCCAATAATGGAGCTGCGTGGCAAATACAAAGATAAATTTAAAGAGAAACATGGTGTAGGCTTAGGCTTCATGTCTTTCTTCACCAAAGCGGTTTGCGTGGCCCTCCAGGAGTGGCCAGCCGTTGGTGCCCGCATTGAAGGCGAAGAAGTAGTATACAGCAACTTTGCTGATATCTCTATCGCTGTATCGGCTCCAAAAGGTTTGGTGGTTCCTATCATCCGTAACGCTGATGCTATGAGCCTGGCCGAGATTGAAAAAGCCGTAGTAACACTGGCCGGTAAAGCCCGCGAAAATAAACTGACTATCGAAGATATGACCGGTGGTACCTTTACGATCACCAATGGTGGTGTGTTTGGTTCTATGCTGTCAACTCCAATCATTAATGCACCGCAATCTGCTATCTTAGGTATGCACAATATTATTGAGCGTCCGGTAGCGGTTAACGGACAAGTGGTTATCCGCCCAATGATGTACCTCGCCCTATCATACGATCACCGTATTGTTGACGGCCGCGAATCGGTTAGCTTCCTGGTACGCGTTAAGCAGTTACTGGAAGATCCTGCACGTTTGCTGTTAGGGGTGTAGGTAGTTATTAAGTTTTTGATAAAGACTGTCTCACAAGGACAGTCTTTTTTGTTAGTGATTCAATATTCTAACTGTTATTTATGTGTTTTTTTATGCGATATATTTTTAGTTGCTGCGAATCACTTCTTGCCGAAGCCATCTAGCACTGTGTGTAAAGAGTCATTTAAAGTTCGGTTATCCATTGTTTATAAAATTCTTATACATTTGTTTGAGGCTGGGACGTTTACTACTGACTGAGGTTGCTTAAAAAGCATGCAATAACTAAAGAATGTTATGTAGCAAAAATTAGTCGCGTATTTTGTCACTGATTCATGTACTTTTATTCAGATAATACATGTCTAAATAACATTATGAAAAGATTTGCTTTTGTTGGTATATTATTTGTCATTTCGGTATTAGTATTATGCGGATGCAGCAAAACGGCAGAACAGCCCGCTAGCGAGATTTTTCCTAAATTAGATAGTGCAAAAGTAACCGCTTTTACCACTGATAAAGATGTTTATAATTATAACGAATTGGTAACTTTGAAATTTGTAGATACGATGCCTAAGGTTGTAAATTTTGTTATTGATTGGGGTGATGGTTACCTTTCTGAAAGCACACCATTTAAAAAATGCGTGCATAACTATCAAATATCTGGAAATAAAACCATTAAGGTTAGCGTTGGATGGGGTGGTGTCATAAATAAGAATTTTGTTACCGCTAAAAAAAACATTAATGTATTACCTGGAGCGCTTACCTCTTATCAAATAAAAAATAATAGAAAGGATGGCATAATTATCCGCCTGACCCCAGGATCTTACCAAGAAGTTAAACCGGGAGAGATGTCGCAAATTTTTTATTCTCCTCAATATGATGATCAGCCGGAGAATACACCTGTAAATACAATACTTATTACTTACGCTGGTAAAAACCCGGAATGTAGTGGCTGTTATTTGAGCCAGTTAAAAGGAACAATTTACGCCAGAAAATATACTCTTGTTGGTATGAATTAGATTTTGGTTGTGATGGTCGCTGTCACTTTTAACCTGTCTTGTATGTAAAGTTGTCTTCGCATGCGGCCGGTATAAGGCAGCACACTTATTGCAAGCATATTAGATTTCCAAGTTAAAACCACATTTTGGTAACTTCATATTTGTAACATTTGATATAAATTTAAAATTAAGCTGGCTAATCTTACATGCATTGATTCGGCCTTTCTTTAAGAATAAAATAATAACATTTAAGTTGGAAGTAAATCTATTATTACAGAGAGTTTGTGTAATATACTAGTTATGAAGTTCAGAAGGTCACAACTTTAGCTTAGTTGCTTTTTCTAATCTAAGTATTTCTCATAAACCGCCTTATATCCGCTTATCTTCGCAAATGGGCTTAACAAACCAAACACTGTCTTTGTAGAATTAAGGCGGTTTAGCCAGCCGTAATACGTTCATGAAATAATCAGCCGTTAATGCGAGTTGTAATAGTGGCGGCATGCCGCTACTGTTGGTTTTACCGTTGGTTGCAAGGCCGGTAATGGTTTCCAGCAGGTGTTCGGTGTTCACTGCGGGCCGGACCTACCAGTTCACTACGGTGGGTTGATCGGTGTTGTTCCACATGCTGTGTACATGGTTCTTAGTTATGTATAGCATCTAGCGTAATAGGTTGCCTGTTCAAATTTCCAGTAAACTCACCTTGTGTTACTGTGAAGGCTTCTTCCTGATTAGGGTAGTAATGAGGCACTGGTTAAATTGAGTGCTTGCTGTAAGTATTTTAATCTTCAGTAATTTTTCATTATTCTGTGTAGCAGTTACAGTAAAGCGTATGTCCTGCCCGGCTAACGGATTAGGAATGAACTTTTAGGTTGGGCCATGGTAAGGAGAATCTTTTAGCATTTCAAAGTCTTAAAATGCTTTTAAAATTTTAATTGCAAGAAGGGGTGGATTACAGGATGATTTAAATAAATAGCACTTATCAAATCTGCATTGTACACTTAATTAGGGCCTTGTCATATAAATGACGTAAACAATACCGACCTTAATCCAGAATGCAAGCGGTAGTTTTACGGCAAAATCAATTAAGATGAAAAATAGTTATTTGGCTAACCAAGTAAAGACTTTGCGAACAGAAAAAGGTTATTCACAGGAATTGCTTGCCCAAAGAACAAATTTGAGCCTGCGCACCATACAACGTATTGAAAGCGGGCAAACAGAACCGCATGGTGATACGCTTCAGCGGCTTGCAGCAAGTTTAGATGTTAATGTGGCCGATTTTTGGGAAGGTAAATCGTATCAGACTTGTCCGAGAATAAGCCATATCTTGTTCTTATCCATTTATCGGCATTGAGCTTTATCATATTCCGCTGTTAGGTGTTTTGCTGCCCTTTATTTTATGGACGGTAAAGCGTAATGAAGTTAAAGACATTGCACAAACAAGCAAACGGGTATTAAACTTTCAAATTACCTGGTGTATATTATACTTCCTGATATTTGCCTTTATATTGGGGAATGTATTTTTCCACTTCAATATTCGATTGCCGGTACATTTCAGTTTAAGTCCCGAAATTTTACTTCTTTTTTTTCCAGCGTTTTATGGGTACAACATTATAATGGTGGGCATCAATGCCATACTCCAATTTAAAGGTAAGCGGCTGTTCTATATGCCGGCTATGAAGTTATTTCGATAAAGGAGAACTATTGATGTTCTTTTGCCTGGCTGCATAATAAATAACCAGTCCAACTACAAAAGCACCCATACAAACCAGCGTGGCTTTAGGATTAGCCATAAAAATGCTGAGGGTTACAAACCAGTATACCGCAATAAAAATTATGGGTACCAGCGGGTACCATTTAATAGTATAAATACCGGTACCATCTAAATGCCTGGTGCGCTTTCGTAATATAAATATGGCAATGGCTGCTGTGCTTAACCCAATGCACTCAAAAAACATAGCATAATTTAATACTTCACCAAAAGAGCTTACAAAAAACAGAATCAGCAGAATGGTACCCACAAAAAAGCTCATGCCAAACTCCTGTGCCTGGGTACGTGGATTTACCTGCTTGAAAATAGCTGGAAGTACGCCATCATCGGCCATGGCATAGTATACTCTGGGCACCGACATGATATTGACGTTTACATAAGCCAGTACCGATATAAACATGAGCACGGAGGTAATTCTGGCACCCAGCTCTCCAAAAACAACCGAAGCCATCTTAGCAGCCAAGCCCGTGTTTTGCTGCAGGCCACCCATGCCCAGCACCTTGTAGTAAGCAAAATTTACCACCATATAAACAGCTATCACTATAGCTATGCCGGCAAATATGCCCTTAGGAATGTTCCGCTTGGCATCAATCACATCTCCCCCAAAATTAATGGTTTGCTGGTAGCCGGTATAAGTAAAAAATACAGCCACCAAACTTAACCCGAACGAAGCGATAGGATTGCCTGCAGGCAAAGCAGCTTTGATGATCACAGTGCTATTGTTGCCCATAAAAATAGCAAGGCACAGCAGCACAATCATGCCTACTTTAAAAATGGTGAGCAGGTTTTGCGTACGGGCACTGGTTTTGATACCCAAAAAATTAATAAAATAAACCAGCAATACCATTGCAATAGTTGTGATACGGGTGCCTGTAACGTTCTGCATGCTTTGAGGCAGTAACAGCGGGTTTAAGTATTCTGCGCCAATTAAGGCCACGGCAGCTACCGATGCGGTGGTTGCTAATACCGCTATCCAGTTTATCATAAAGGCAAATGCCGGATGATAGCAATAAGAAAATAGTTTATAAAAGCCGCCGGTATTAGGGTAGCGAGCACCTATTTCGGCAAATGTTAGTGCGCCGCACAGCGTTACTAATCCACCCACAACCCAGGCGGCAAAAAACAAGGCAGGGCTGCCGGTACGTATAGCAACTTCGCCCGGTGATTTAAATATGCCTGTGCCTATAATGAGGCTGATAACGATCATAGTAAGATCGAACCGGCTAAGTTTAGGTTTAATACTCATTATAGTTTTGGATACTTGATTTTTAATTTTATATTATACATTTGTTAAAACCGATGCCTGATGCTTGGCAGGTAATAATAAACAAAACGTTTTGCCGCATTGCAACTAATGAAGATTATTATTCAGCAAATTAGCAAAATATTGGTACTTACTGTGGGCGCATTATGCCTGGCAGGCTCAGTTGTTACTGCCCAGGTAAAAAAACACAGCAAGCCCAAAGCTGCCAGCAGCACCATAAAAGCTCCAGTTACCAATACGGCGCTGTCTGCATTCCTCAAAGAAGCGACTAATGCCGGTATTGAGTTTAAGGTACCCGCACATTTTAAAGAAATACCGGCCATTAATAACGAGAACTTTTCTTTTGATTACGCCATGGTCATGCCCAGTCAGGATTTTGAGGTGTGGCTTCAGGTGCACTCTTTAAAGCAAAACTGGTCGAGCTATGAGCAGGTAAAAAATATCACAGGCAAAGCGCTGGCTAATCCGGATTCAGCGTACCTGGATGCGGCCAAGGCGCATGTAGCAGCCATGAGCGATGAAGACGACAAGTATTTTGTGCGCTCATTAACATCCGAGGTGCTGCAACAGTATAATGCCGATGCTGGAAAAACCTATTTCTTCAGCCTTTCAAATTTGCCCGAAACCAAGCAATATAAGTACGCGTTGCTTATAGCTATACAAAAGCATCACACCGGTTATATGCTAGCTGTTTGCCTTACTAATCAAAAGGGCCCCGAATTTTTCAGAAACATCAATAAAGCGCGAGATTGCATCAAGTTCAAGTAGTTTAGCTGCGTGTTTTTGCCAATTATTTTAGTATATTTGAAATGGAAATACAAGCCATTCGCAATGGTTTTTCTATCTATTTATGGTGTTTACTATCACCTGTTTAACCCCGATATTTGAACATGGCAGAGATAAATTATAGTGAAGACAGTATTCGTTCGCTCGATTGGAAAGAACACATCCGCTTGCGTCCGGGTATGTACATTGGTAAACTGGGCGATGGCTCGGCTTATGATGATGGTATATACGTACTGCTTAAAGAAATTGTAGATAATTCTATAGATGAGTTTGTAATGGGTGCCGGCCGTACCATCGATATCAACATGAGCGATCATAAAGTTGCCGTTCGTGACTATGGCCGGGGTATTCCGTTGGGTAAGGTTATTGATTGTGTTTCTAAAATTAACACCGGCGGTAAGTATGACAGCAAGGCTTTCCAAAAATCAGTAGGCTTAAATGGCGTGGGTACCAAGGCGGTAAATGCCTTGTCGGCGGCATTTACAGTACAATCCTACCGCGATGGTCGTACTAAAATTGCGGAGTTTACCAAGGGCGAACTTGTAAGAGACGAGCCTGAGAAAGAGACCAGTCAGCGCAACGGTACAGCAATTAATTTTTTTCCGGACGAAAGCATTTTCCGTAACTACCGCTTTATACCGGAGTTTGTGCAAAATATGATTTGGAACTATGTGTTCCTAAACGCAGGGCTAACCATTAATTTCAACGGCGAAAAATTCTTTTCGCAAAATGGCCTCCGCGATTTGCTGGAGCGCAAGACCGACCCTGATACCATACGTTATCCAATCATCCACCTGAAAGGTGAGGACATTGAGATAGCCATGACCCACGGTCAGCAATACGGCGAGGAATATTATTCGTTTGTTAACGGCCAGCACACCACGCAGGGTGGTACGCACCAGGCAGCTTTCCGCGAGGCCGTGGTAAAAACCCTGCGCGAGTTTTATAAAAAGGAATTTGACGCGTCGGACGTACGCTCATCTATAGTAGCGGCTATTGCCATTAAAGTGCAAGAGCCTGTTTTTGAATCGCAAACTAAAACCAAGCTGGGTTCACAAAACGTAGGCCCGGATGGGCCTACTGTGCGTGGCTTTATCAATGATTTTGTAAAGACAGAGCTTGATAACTTCTTACATAAAAATCCGTCGGCTGCAGATGCTATATTGAAACGTATACTGCAGTCAGAACGGGAACGTAAGGATATTGCAGGCATCAAAAAGCTGGCTAATGAGCGTGCAAAAAAAGCATCGCTTCACAACCGCAAACTGCGCGATTGTAAACTTCACTTTGATGATACCCATGAGCGTAAACAGGATACCACACTGTTTATTACAGAGGGTGACTCGGCAAGCGGCTCTATTACCAAATCGCGTGATGTATTAACGCAGGCGGTGTTTAGCTTAAAAGGTAAACCGTTAAACTGTTTTGGCTTAACCAAAAAAGTGGTTTACGAGAACGAAGAGTTCAACCTTTTACAACACGCGCTGAATATTGAGGATGGGCTTGATGGTTTGCGTTACAACAACATTGTAATAGCAACTGATGCCGATGTTGATGGTATGCACATCCGTTTGCTCATTATGACTTTCTTTTTGCAATTTTTTCCTGATGTGGTTAAAGCAGGGCACGTATCCATCTTACAAACGCCACTCTTTAGGGTGCGTAACAAAAAAGAAACCATCTATTGCTACAGCGATGAAGAACGCCGCAATGCGATAGCTAAGCTGGGTAACAAACCTGAGATAACCCGCTTTAAGGGTTTAGGTGAAATATCGCCTGATGAATTTGGCTTGTTCATAGGAAAAGACATGCGTTTGGATCCCGTGATACTGAAAGATGCCAACGTAAAAGGTTTGCTGGAGTACTTTATGGGTAAAAATACCCCAACGCGTCAACAGCATATTGTACAAAACCTGCGTGTTGAAAAGGACGATGAAACCATTAATCCGCTTGTAGCAGAGGCTGAAGTACTTGTGGCATAAGCTAGATACACAAATATTTAAGGGCTTGTAAGTTGCTATTGCTTATTTAAAATATAAGTGGTAACTTATAAGCCCTTTTTTGATGGAGTGGTGCTTATAGTATACGAGTAGTTCATCCCAGTCATTTTACAACAAGGGGTTTATCTGAAACAATGATTAACCACGAAATTAAAATTGCATTTGAAGAATATAACAGCTTCGAGGAGCTGAACAAAAAAGACCAGGCCCTATGTCTGGAAGCCGTTAAGGCCCTGAAGGGCTCACACTCTCCTTACTCAAACTTTAGCGTAGGCGCGGCTTTGCGTTTGCAAAGTGGCCGTATTATTTATGGAAGCAACCAAGAGAACGCCGCTTACCCATCGGGCCTGTGTGCTGAACGCGTGGCACTTTTTGCCTGGGGCGCAAATTACGCTAATGATCCTATTGAAAGCCTGGCCGTAACTGCTTACACAGCGAAGTTTGT
Protein-coding sequences here:
- a CDS encoding cytidine deaminase codes for the protein MINHEIKIAFEEYNSFEELNKKDQALCLEAVKALKGSHSPYSNFSVGAALRLQSGRIIYGSNQENAAYPSGLCAERVALFAWGANYANDPIESLAVTAYTAKFVINKPITPCGSCLQVLAEYEKKQAQPIRTLLYCQEGSVWVTNGVESFLPFLFFEDRLVTVPV